The DNA region ACCGTTAGCCCCGCTTGGTTTGGATAATTTCGGGGCTGCCCTGGTGCTGGTATTCTGGGCATACGCCGGATTTGAACTGGGTACGCTGCCTGCAAGTGAAGTTAAGGACCCAAAAAGGACGATACCAAAAGCGATAGCAACCGGAATGATGATTGTCACGGCATTTTACCTATTTACTAATTTTGTCATTTATGGGGCAATCAAATGGTCTGCTTTAGCAGCGACTTCAACTCCCCTGGTTGATGTCGCATCAGTAATTTTTGGCGCGGTTGGAGCTTTAATTATGGCTACAGGGGCTTTATTATCAGTATCTGGGTCTGATGAAGCAAATATCCTCACCACCGCACGATTATCATATGCAATGTCTATTGATGGCTTATTTCCCGGGATATTTTCTAAAATCCACACAAGCTTCGGCACACCATATATGGCATTATTGATCCATGGGATTATTGCATTTACATTGTCCATTTTTTCCGGATTACACGGATTGATCTCGTTTTCTGTTTTTAATCTTGCATTCTCGTACCTGCTAACCTGTCTTGCCCTGATCATACTAAAAAAACGTACAGAAAAAGGTTTATATGGGCAAAATATTTTACCCTGGATCGGTATCGGGGTATGTCTATATCTTCTTTATTCCACATCCATATTCGATAAGGTTGTTGGTTCGGCGTTAATATTCTTCGGTATCTTCCTGTATGTGTTTTTTTCACCAAAAACGGATATACGCCATCTGAAAGAGTTATTTATTTCCGAAGAAAATATTTTTATACGGAGAATGGAAAGGAAAGAGCGGTTCTTGGCAAATTTTATAAGATTGCTGCGTAAAGCTTATAGAAAGTTTAGGCAATTTAGTGTTTGATGGTATCTAACAGGCGGCTGTCACAAATTCAGGTTTCCAAGCAATGATCAAATATTCAGACAAGCTCTAAGAAATATGTACCCTCTTCATGTTTCTTTTTCTTAATCTTGTCCTCTTTTCGCCGGACCACAGGATTTACGGATGCGGCTTCTAAAATCCGTATTTGTCCTTTCTCAGTCGGAATGCTTTCTCTCCTCCTTCCATTACGGAAGTGATTTCATTTCTAACTGCTTTTTTATCAATTGCACCTTCTTCTTTTAATATTCCTCTTGTTTGACTTGTTGAATCTTTGTAATCACAGCAAATTACTAATTCAGCATCTCCATTAACAACAAGATTTGCATTATGACTTGTAAACACTAATTGCCTTTTCTTTTTTGCATCCCAAATGTTTTTTATTATTTGGTCAATTGCTCTGTTGTCAATATCATCTTCAGGCTGGTCAATAAGAAGCGGAATTCCTGACTGATTTAATAAAACTGTCAAAAGTGCTGTTGCTTGTTGGCCTGCCGATGCTGCCGCAAATGGAATAACATCATCAAGTTTATTATTGTTTTTGTAATAAAATTCAGGATTAAATTCTAACTCATTTGTAGATAACCTCAACCAATCATCTGTTGAAATTTTACTACATATTTTTGATTTCTGTTCTTCGGTAAATTTACAAGATGTCAGAATTGGAGTTTCAGGAATTTTCAATGTTTTATCATCTGAAACTTTTAGTTCGACTAACAATCTAAATTCCTCTAAAACTGAAATGTATTCTTTAATTGGTTCTTTTGATTGTTTGATATGCTCAATTATTGCATCAATTTTTTCTTCTCTAATTCTTGTTCCTTCAAAAATATTTTTCAGTTGCGTTTTGAAAGGTTGGAAATTAATGCTCTTTGTTACTTCGGCTTTTATCAAATTATTTGATAATTGTGTAAACTGTTTTGCTTGTTCATTTAATAACGAAACCTTATCTGTATGAAATTTTACCCAATTTTGCCTTTGAATATTAAAATCATTTTCAAAATTTCCAATTTCTTTAATAAGTGATTTTTTGTCCGAAACTTCTTTATTAATTCCACTTATTTCCTTTTCAATTTGCTGAATTTCATGGAGCTGTTGTTTGCTTGATTGAGACTTGCTTTTTGCAATATCATAAGCAGCCTCAAAAGATTCTTTTTTCAATCTCCATTCATCCAACATTGCATTGAGTTTATTCAAATATTCAGCACTAAAAATATTTTTTAATGTTTTTGCTGCTGTATTTATCTCAACAAATTTTGCTTCAACTTCTGCCGAAATATTTTGAATTAATTGTTTGTTTTCAATTTCGTCAACTTTTCTTAATGGTTCAGGATATAATTCAAGAAGTTTAAGAAGCTCATCTGCTTTATTTTCAACTACACTTAATTCTTTTATAGAATTGTTTATTATGATTTGTTCTATTTCATATTTTGATTTCTTATTAATGGTCTCTTTGTCAGCATCTGAAATTCCTTTTAGAGATTTTCGGATATTGTCAACTTGTGTATTTAATGACTGGAATTGAAGATTGAAGTTTTTAATCTCCTGTTCAATTTCTTTTTTTCTTATCAACTGATTATATGAACTTTTAAGTTTTGTTCCAGTTTCACTAAGTTGATATTTCAATGTATCTAATTGGCTAAGAATAGGTTGTTCAATAAATCGTTTCAATTCCTCTGTCTTTACACCAACATCACTTAGCTGCTTTTGACTATATGATTGAATTGGAAGTAACTTACGAATATCTTCTTCTTTCACCTGCTGAAATTCATCTTCTCCGATTTTCAAAAGTATTTCTCGTCCAGAATTGCGCTTTACAACGTGAAGAATTCCATTCTTCTCCATTGTTATTCTTACTTCTCCATTTACATCAACCAAAGTTTTTTGAATTAATGCATTCCTTCTTTTTTCAATAACAGTTAGCTCATCATAATCAGCATTCTGAATTGTTTGGTCACATAATCCCCATCTCAAATATTCCAGTATTGTTGATTTTCCGGTTCCTCTTCCGCCTATTAGAGCAGTATATTGTTTGTTGAAATCTATATTGAATGTTCCTAAAAATTTGGAAGTTGTAACATCAATTGATTTAATATAAATTTGAGGTAATTCAGGTTCAGTCTGTGAAATTCTGGATTCTTTCGCCAAACAAGCTTGTCGTATTGCTTCTGCTGTTGGTTCTGCCCACTTAATCCATGTTGAATGTTGTCCGAATTCTCTGCCATCTTCAAAACGATTATCAGATGTTGAAATAACAGCAATGGATTTGTTTCCATAATGAACATCACCACCATTGATTTTGTTTTGATAACCCGATTCAGTTGAAATAGCTTTGTCAACATAGCCACCAACGCAAGGCATTTTTCTATAATGTTCTTGAAAACCTCGTCGCAAAATTGAATCCTGCCCATCTTTTCCGACATGAGGTAAAATAATATAGTGTCCACGACAATAAGCAAGTTCATCTAATTTTTTATGGAGATGCACTAAGTCGTTAATAATCGCTTGTGAGATTCTTTCGGTTTCTACTGTGGACTTTTCAAATTCATTTGTCGGTGTAATCCCCAAAAAATTAATAACATAATCAAGATTGGCGTCACTAAAACCAGCATCAAAAATTAATAAACATTGACTTGCAGGATTTGCAAGAGTTAATTCAATACCTGGAAATATGGTTATTATCTTTTCAAATTGAGAATCAGCAATAAATGCTCGGTTTTCTTCTTCTGCAACCTCTCTAATAAGCTTTGTTGAAACTACATCGTGATGGTCAGTTATAGCAATTGCATTGAGTCCGGCATTTCTGGCTTTAAGCAAATACTCTTTCGCAAACTGAATTCTGTCATCAGTTATTTGCTTTTTCGATTCAGCGGTTAATGTTTCAAGTGCATCTGGATTAACGCCAATTTGTTTTCCAGTCCAATTTCTATCTCTCGGACTATGAACTTGAAAATCGCACCTGTAAAAATGTGCTCCCTTATCCATAATAAAAACTCCTTTTGCGAAGCCCTATTTCGCATATGCATTCCTCTGGTCGAACTCTACAATCGTCAATCACTTTCTCCTCTTTTTATCTGTAAACTATTTGGATGACTTTAATCTTATCTGTGAAATGTTATGCTCATTTCATAAGGAGTTTATAGTTGTATGAAACCAGAATCCAAACTCGCTGATTTTCACAAGCATATGAAATTTTATACAATTAACAGCAGCAGATATTATTCATTTCAAGGCGGATAATCTTAAAATAGTGACATTATAAAACCACAGGATATGAAGAAAGGCAGCTGTATAATAGTAAGAAATAATGGAAAAGATAATATTCTTGGAATAGTTGAGCATTTAAAGATTTTAAGTACAATGGTAGAAATTCAAGTTCGATTACAAGAAATTAATGCTACAGAGGCGAAACATTTTAAAATTGATTTATATAGGAATGAGTTTGATTCATAGTATATGAGAAATACTTTTTCCAATCCCGACGGTCAATTATTGTATATGTGCCAAGGTGAGCGCATGGCAATCCATGGGATATTAATGGACGCTAAACTATAAGTATGCACTTTTTCACTTATGCGTATAATACGCCACTACCTCATCCCTGCTAACGCTATCGATCCTCACAAACCCGAACCTCTCAAACTGCACCACCTTATCAAGCTCTTTCTCGATCCCGCGCTCGCCAACTCCCGAATATTCACCATCAGGTGAAAGAACTCTCACCTTCAGGCCATCAAGGGGAGCCCAGTGGATTATGCGCGCTTTCTCCTTCTTCACTAAATCCATATCAGTGCCGATGAATCTGGCTGATAGCGGTGATAATCCTGTGATCTGGATATTATACAGGTCTTTCAATCGCAGCTTCTCACCTTCTTTCAGGTTTTCCACATCGCTCTGGCAGATCAGCACTTTTGTTCCCGCGGGGATCTCTCTTATCCCGCCCCGTGAAGGATGAAGAGGCGCATTTGCAATTTTTGGTTCTGCGCCCTCAATTTCAAGTTCAACAGGATCCCATACAAAAAAATACCTGTTCGCTATCGGGTCAACGATCTTCCTGTTCTCGGCATAGAGCGTATCAAGGCTGAGACTGATATCTGTTTCCCCAAGACCAAGTTCTATCATGAATTTCCTGAGAGCTTCCGGTCGTAGGCCGCGCCGCCTCAATGCCCTTATCGTGGGCACGCGCGGGTCATCCCATCCCGTGTATGTTCCGTCAGCTATCGCTTTCTTTAACCCGCTTGTGCTTAATTTCCCGAACTCGTGTATCTGCACGCGTCCCCAGTGCATGGTTTCGGGATATTTCCAGCCCATGTATTTATAAACATATCGCTGGCGCGTCTCACTGTCAGTGAGGTCTTTGCCCCGGATAATAAGAGTCGTGCCCAGGAGGTGGTCTTCCACGGCGCCCTCAAAATCAAGAAGCGGCCAGGCATTGTATTTATCCGCAACTTCGGGTCTTGGGTGCGGCGTCTTAACGATACGAAAGGCTACCCAGTCCCTTATTGCCGGGTCTTTATGTGCGATATCTGTCTTGATGCGAAGCACAGCTTCCTGCTCTTTAAATTCACCTGATAACATTTTTTTCCATAGGGCAAGATTCTCTTCCGCATCCTTTCCCCTGTGGAGGCAGGCTTTCTTTTCATCTTTTAGCGCCTTGAATTCTTCCTGCTCGCAGAAACAAACGTATGCCCCGCCTTTCTTAATAAGCTGTTCAGCCACTTCATAATACTTCGGGATCCTGTCAGAGGCGATTACAACTTCATCAGGATGCGCGCCAAGCCATTCACAGTCGTCAAGATACCAGATATATGCTTCAAGCATGGGGCGCTTGGTCGCAGGGTCTGTGTCATCAAAACGGATGACGAACTTGCCATTATATTTCTTCGTGTATTCCGAGTTAACAACGATACCGCGCGAACTCCCTATGGTAGGCGGACCATTCGGGTTTGGCGCGAACCTCATTACGAGCTGTCCTTTAATATCAAGCGGCGGAAGGCCTTTTTCTGGCTCTTTCTTTTCCCTGAGTTCTGCAATGAGTTCAGGGGCGATCCGGTTCAATTCCTGCTCCCATGTTTCTTGAGGCATTTCATTTCTTTCTCTGAGCACTTCCTCAATAAGAATATTTATTTCTTTAGCCTGAGACCGAAGTTCAGGAGCAACAGCCATAACCTTGCCCATAACAGCCCCCTTTTCTTCCTTTCGAGCTTTTACAAGATTCTTCATCAGGGTATCGATTTTGGCATAAAAGATGTTGTTTTCATTTGTAGTCCATTTTTCACAGTCGTCGAGGGTTGATGAACGATCAAACCTCAGAGCACCGTTCCCAGCGATTCCGTTTGCTACCGCTGTTCTTCCATTCTCATCTATTGCTTCCTCGTGCCCTTCAAGGTATTTTCGGAGAATCCAAAATTCACCAAAATCCTCTATGGTTGTTTTATCATATTCTCCTATTTTTGACTGCGGCATCATTCTATATTTAATAGCATTCTGCAGCGCGTATTTCTTAATAAGTATTTTAATATCATCAGTTGTTAACATTACAGCCTAATTCATCACATAAGAATATTAAACTTCTGCGAAAAAAGAATACTTTTCAATTTATTAAGGTTAAGTGAATCCAGATAAGGATAATCGACCACAGAGTACCCAGAGAGCACAGAGCTTTGCAGCTTTTCTCTGTGTACTCTGTGCTCTCTGTGGTTTTTCAAACCAGAATATAATAAAAGTCTCAAAAAAGTTTCAATAAAGTTTATATTGATACCATTCATATTCAGGTAAGGTGAAATAATGCAGGCTGAGGTTTCAACACTATTTGGATTAAATATTTACACCGAAAAAGGAGTAT from Candidatus Methanoperedens sp. includes:
- a CDS encoding glutamate--tRNA ligase, which gives rise to MKNLVKARKEEKGAVMGKVMAVAPELRSQAKEINILIEEVLRERNEMPQETWEQELNRIAPELIAELREKKEPEKGLPPLDIKGQLVMRFAPNPNGPPTIGSSRGIVVNSEYTKKYNGKFVIRFDDTDPATKRPMLEAYIWYLDDCEWLGAHPDEVVIASDRIPKYYEVAEQLIKKGGAYVCFCEQEEFKALKDEKKACLHRGKDAEENLALWKKMLSGEFKEQEAVLRIKTDIAHKDPAIRDWVAFRIVKTPHPRPEVADKYNAWPLLDFEGAVEDHLLGTTLIIRGKDLTDSETRQRYVYKYMGWKYPETMHWGRVQIHEFGKLSTSGLKKAIADGTYTGWDDPRVPTIRALRRRGLRPEALRKFMIELGLGETDISLSLDTLYAENRKIVDPIANRYFFVWDPVELEIEGAEPKIANAPLHPSRGGIREIPAGTKVLICQSDVENLKEGEKLRLKDLYNIQITGLSPLSARFIGTDMDLVKKEKARIIHWAPLDGLKVRVLSPDGEYSGVGERGIEKELDKVVQFERFGFVRIDSVSRDEVVAYYTHK
- a CDS encoding amino acid permease, translating into MGSNKNTGHAKDRFREDLTFFDLTNIIIGSIVGADIYIASALTAGMIGPFSIIVWIIAGIMATIIALVFAYCSYYVPKVGGPFAFVSYAFDDFFGFLTGWSMWIAEILALPVFAIAFVQYLQYFLPLDPVQQILVKGLFVFVLTFINIIGVKAAGKVNDVLTVVKLIPLILLVFGGIFFFIFNPKILVTNYTPLAPLGLDNFGAALVLVFWAYAGFELGTLPASEVKDPKRTIPKAIATGMMIVTAFYLFTNFVIYGAIKWSALAATSTPLVDVASVIFGAVGALIMATGALLSVSGSDEANILTTARLSYAMSIDGLFPGIFSKIHTSFGTPYMALLIHGIIAFTLSIFSGLHGLISFSVFNLAFSYLLTCLALIILKKRTEKGLYGQNILPWIGIGVCLYLLYSTSIFDKVVGSALIFFGIFLYVFFSPKTDIRHLKELFISEENIFIRRMERKERFLANFIRLLRKAYRKFRQFSV